The Cellvibrio zantedeschiae genomic sequence TACCGTAAGTGCCGGTGTTCAAGGAAGTAAAAGTCAAAGTAGTAAGGGTGGAAGTTGCAACGAAACTGCTGCTAAATAATTTCCATTGCGTCGTATCGCTGTTAGTGAAGGTGCTATTGATGCTACCAACAACAAACTTGAACAAGTCTGAAGACTCACGCGCACGGTAAGCAAAAGACACATCGTATGATTGGCCAACTACAGTACCGAACTGTTGGAAGATCGACCAGGCACCAGAGTTACCACCATCAGCGTTCAGTTCAGCGTGCTGTTGGCCTTCAGCAGAAGCAATACCAAACAGGTTATGCCAAATCTCAACGTTGCTACCTTCCCAGCCATTCACACTGGACGCAGGGAACCAACTCCAGTTGCCATTAGCGACTGCGTTATCTTCAAAACCACCATTAACAATCAAATTAGCATTAGCCGAACCAGCCAATAGCAAACCAGCAATGAAAGCGGTGCACTTGGCTTTTAATAAAGTCATTTTCATACAATTAC encodes the following:
- a CDS encoding PEP-CTERM sorting domain-containing protein (PEP-CTERM proteins occur, often in large numbers, in the proteomes of bacteria that also encode an exosortase, a predicted intramembrane cysteine proteinase. The presence of a PEP-CTERM domain at a protein's C-terminus predicts cleavage within the sorting domain, followed by covalent anchoring to some some component of the (usually Gram-negative) cell surface. Many PEP-CTERM proteins exhibit an unusual sequence composition that includes large numbers of potential glycosylation sites. Expression of one such protein has been shown restore the ability of a bacterium to form floc, a type of biofilm.), with protein sequence MKMTLLKAKCTAFIAGLLLAGSANANLIVNGGFEDNAVANGNWSWFPASSVNGWEGSNVEIWHNLFGIASAEGQQHAELNADGGNSGAWSIFQQFGTVVGQSYDVSFAYRARESSDLFKFVVGSINSTFTNSDTTQWKLFSSSFVATSTLTTLTFTSLNTGTYGNLLDDVKVNAHVSLPESNTFALFAIGLIGLGLVRRRAKI